The Carassius gibelio isolate Cgi1373 ecotype wild population from Czech Republic chromosome B22, carGib1.2-hapl.c, whole genome shotgun sequence genome window below encodes:
- the LOC127987717 gene encoding protein NLRC3-like — protein sequence MNLKKQEKLSLMDLITQFFPETKGLNLTRRNQFKVLFILDGLDECRLPVNFKNTETWSDVSSPVSLDVLLTNLIKGNLLPSALIWITSRPAAASKIPPDCIDRLTEIRGFNDAQKEEYFRKRFTDENQAKEIIDHVKQSKSLFIMCHIPVFCWISATVLQNILEEKRNNVVKNNQADDASKTLQESNTEDTPKTLTQMYTHFLRFQIQQSRRKYDGEYTPDVSWDKDAIFSLGKLAFDQLERNNVIFYDTDLEACGIDVYKASVYSGMCTQIFKEETGITLGTMYCFVHLSIQEFIAALYAHLFLDIKKKSIFVHESTKWKYKSKTMIDLLKTAVDKALESDNGHLDLFLRFLLGLSLQSNQKLLQGLLTHSEDNEQSKEEIVQYIKQKFETNLSPERSINLFYCLNELNDQTLVKDIQTHLSKGSLSSADLSPAQWSALVFVLLTSEEELEEFELQKFKKSDECLIRLSAVIKTCKRALFPQVHQTTAVRIFHQAR from the coding sequence ATGAACTTAAAGAAGCAAGAAAAACTAAGCTTGATGGAccttataactcagtttttcccagagacaaaaggactgaaccttacaagaagaaatcaattcaaagtcttgttcattcttgatggTTTGGATGAATGTCGtcttcctgtaaactttaagAATACTGAGACGTGGTCTGATGTTTCATCACCAGtctctctggatgttctcctgacgaacctcatcaagggaaatctgcttccttctgctctcatctggatcaccagcagaccagcagctgccagtaagattcctcctgactgtatcgaccggctgacagagatacgaggattcaatgatgcacaaaaggaggagtacttcagaaaaagattcacggatgagaatcaggccaaagaaatcattgatcatgttaaacaatcaaagagtctctttatcatgtgccacatcccagtcttctgctggatttcagccactgttctccagaacattttagaggagaaaagaaataatgttgtgaaaaacaatcaggctgatgatgcctccaaaacactgcaggagtcaaatactgaagacactcctaagactctgacacaaatgtacacacacttcctcagatttcagatccagcagagcagacgaaagtatgatggagaatatacaccagatgtttcctgggataaagatgccatcttttcactggggaaactggcatttgatcagctggaaagaaacaatgtaatcttctatgacacagatctggaagcctgtggtattgacgtctataaggcatcagtgtactcaggcatgtgtacccagatctttaaggaggaaacagggatcactcttggtaccatgtactgcttcgttcacttgagcattcaagagtttattgcagccctttatgcacatctgtttctagaCATAAAGAAGAAAAGTATATTTGTTCATGAGTCtacaaaatggaaatataaaagtaaaaccatgattgatttgctcaagactgcagtggacaaggcactagagagtgataatggacacctggatctttttcttcgATTCCTCCTTGGTTTGTCACTCCAGTCCAATCAGAAACTCTTACAAGGTCTGTTGACACATTCAGAAGACAATGAGCAGAGCAAAGaggaaatagttcagtacatcaagcagaaattTGAGActaatctgtctccagagagatccatcaatctgttctactgtctgaatgaactgaatgaccaaactctggtgaaagacattcagacccaccttagcaaaggaagtctctcgtctgctgatctttcacctgcccagtggtctgctttggtctttgtgttgttgacatcagaggaggagctggaggagtttgagcttcagaaattcaagaaatcagacgagtgtctcattagattatcagcagtcatcaaaacctgcaaaagagctct